Proteins from one Clupea harengus unplaced genomic scaffold, Ch_v2.0.2, whole genome shotgun sequence genomic window:
- the pgap3 gene encoding post-GPI attachment to proteins factor 3, translating to MGHHFAPVTSLIALVSTVLLLSASVHGSQGDKEPVYRDCVKQCVRTNCTGDRLRGFQSTQPPYMALTGWTCRDDCRYQCMWTTVGLYQAEGYRVPQFHGKWPFTRFLCFEEPASALASLLNGLACLLMLLRYRSTVPRQSPMYHTINAFSLVSLNAWFWSTVFHTRDTYLTEKMDYFCASAVILYSIYMCCVRTLGLRRPGVSSMVGALLILVFTSHVSYLTFISFDYGYNMAANTTIGMVNLLWWLCWCWQNRRTLPYWWKCGVVVMLLHGLALLELLDFPPLYWVLDAHAAWHLSTVPVHFLFYSFLIDDSLHLLNTEKTGVKLE from the exons ATGGGTCATCACTTCGCTCCTGTTACCAGCCTCATCGCGCTGGTAAGCACCGTCCTCCTGCTGTCGGCTTCTGTTCATGGCTCCCAGGGCGACAAGGAACCAGTGTACCGGGACTGCGTGAAGCAGTGTGTCCGGACCAACTGTACCGGGGACCGGCTACGTGGTTTCCAGTCCACCCAGCCTCCTTACATGGCGTTGACAG GTTGGACGTGTCGTGATGACTGTCGCTACCAGTGCATGTGGACTACAGTGGGCCTCTATCAGGCAGAGGGCTACAGAGTGCCACAGTTCCATGGCAAA TGGCCGTTTACGCGGTTCCTGTGTTTTGAGGAGCCGGCCTCTGCGCTGGCGTCGCTGCTCAACGGCCTGGCCTGCCTCCTGATGCTGCTGCGCTACCGGAGCACCGTGCCGCGCCAGAGCCCCATGTACCACACCATCAATGCCTTCtcactg GTCTCTCTCAATGCTTGGTTCTGGTCTACAGTGTTCCACACCCGAGACACATACCTAACAGAG AAGATGGACTACTTCTGTGCATCAGCGGTCATCCTGTACTCCATCTACATGTGCTGTGTCAG GACGCTGGGCTTGCGTAGGCCAGGGGTTTCCAGTATGGTGGGGGCGCTGCTCATCCTGGTGTTCACCTCCCACGTGTCCTATCTCACCTTCATCAGTTTCGACTACGGATACAACATGGCCGCCAACACCACCATCG gTATGGTGAACCTGCTGTGGTGGTTGTGCTGGTGTTGGCAGAACCGGCGCACGCTGCCGTACTGGTGGAAGTGCGGCGTGGTGGTGATGCTGCTGCACGGCTTGgcgctgctggagctgctggactTCCCCCCGCTGTACTGGGTGCTGGATGCCCACGCCGCTTGGCACCTCAGCACCGTGCCCGTCCACTTCCTCTTctacag TTTCCTGATTGACGACAGTCTGCACCTCCTCAACACAGAGAAGACAGGAGTCAAGCTAGAGTAG